In Mercurialis annua linkage group LG6, ddMerAnnu1.2, whole genome shotgun sequence, the following are encoded in one genomic region:
- the LOC126686701 gene encoding uncharacterized protein LOC126686701 — MSDTDFDQTLSEFLIQLKNPDIAPKEMEEASDSPVRMSLRKKTIGSKPVAPKIEKKAIKKSKSVQKSVAGKRKANFVVPKRDIKRKRLGTDNLDKNDSFQTFDLLLGPKDRFVGKVGNASQNAVLKHIKSKLSEDQLATFKNSRFGVFLELDKDVLSLRLIHAILLREVHHSNLSELWFHYGSQNMRFSLYEFGLVSGLVCVGDESRFSGHFKDSNFFNKYFGDVSKITRQVIEAKFKEAVWENDEDAVKFAKLYMVQCFLLGHLGTTLVDDRFIHLLDCPDYDDFPWGKYSFQLFVQSTKNKLWTKHNASSQSAFYRLYGFPHAIQFWFYETLVSVPEYLCTLSNAAVYPRLLRWSPKDIKKMQNFDFQVFDDGTEKVSVLSNIVANEFESSQLIVTGLNYQGQVVKRARTSASDSEDKILEVARSACIKFVHELKALIFDNKADYSDVECDVRKRICASVVSFEENQLSDIFDDKSGKADTVEELIYSSDGDSETVNENNSGSSEETVSDDDVSHKVFKESAAILNNENVVPVSESVGGKFDAEVNVEEVKSLSNDNPEIDDCGVEDVAEDVGEAVAEVDSIADDSERNFDVDAFFDSNPSQCTDKFDVVKEAELPDITEEIEDADLVQKRDVIGDAENVNVADDINQAENFNSVEPLEQVDNVNFVEPLEQAENVTAVELMVQDKNINEALDSVATEQSISTDGVPDKEQLSLKEKESDLEV, encoded by the exons ATGTCTGATACTGATTTTGATCAAACATTATCGGAATTCTTGATTCAATTGAAGAATCCTGACATTGCTCCTAAAGAAATGGAGGAAGCTTCTGATTCTCCGGTCCGTATGAGTTTGAGGAAAAAGACTATTGGTAGTAAACCTGTTGCTCCTAAAATAGAGAAGAAAGCAATAAAGAAATCAAAATCTGTGCAGAAGTCTGTTGCTGGAAAAAGGAAAGCAAATTTTGTGGTACCTAAAAGAGATATTAAGAGGAAAAGGCTTGGTACTGATAATTTGGATAAGAATGATTCATTTCAg ACATTTGATTTGTTACTTGGTCCAAAGGATCGATTTGTCGGTAAAGTTGGAAATGCTTCACAGAATGCAGTGCTGAAACATATTAAATCGAAGCTTAGTGAAGATCAGTTAGCAACGTTCAAGAACAGTAGGTTTGGTGTCTTTCTAGAACTTGACAAAGATGTACTGAGTCTTAGACTCATACATGCCATACTTTTAAGGGAAGTTCATCACAGCAATTtgtcagagctttggtttcattACGGTTCGCAGAATATGCGATTCAGTCTATATGAGTTTGGTCTTGTTAGTGGACTTGTTTGTGTTGGTGATGAGTCAAGGTTTTCTGGTCATTTTAAGGACAgtaacttttttaataaatattttggtgATGTGAGCAAGATTACCCGTCAGGTTATTGAAGCGAAATTTAAAGAGGCTGTGTGGGAGAATGATGAAGATGCTGTAAAGTTTGCAAAGCTTTACATGGTTCAGTGTTTTTTATTGGGTCATCTTGGAACTACTTTGGTTGACGATCGGTTCATTCACTTGCTTGACTGCCCTGATTATGATGATTTTCCATGGGGAAAATATTCATTCCAGTTATTTGTTCAGTCTACTAAGAACAAGCTGTGGACTAAACATAATGCATCAAGTCAATCTGCTTTCTATCGTTTGTATGGTTTTCCGCATGCTATTCAGTTTTGGTTTTATGAAACATTGGTTTCTGTGCCTGAGTATTTGTGTACTTTGAGCAATGCTGCTGTTTATCCTCGATTACTGCGTTGGAGTCCGAAGGATATTAAGAAAATGCAGAACTTTGATTTTCAGGTTTTTGATGATGGAACTGAAAAG gtCTCAGTGCTTTCAAATATTGTAGCAAATGAGTTTGAGTCAAGTCAACTTATTGTTACTGGACTAAATTATCAAGGTCAAGTTGTGAAGCGAGCAAGAACTTCTGCTTCTGATTCTGAAGATAAAATATTGGAAGTGGCAAGGTCTGCTTGTATTAAATTTGTCCATGAATTGAAAGCACTAATTTTTGATAACAAGGCTGATTATTCTGATGTGGAGTGTGACGTTCGAAAGCGCATTTGTGCTTCTGTGGTTAGTTTTGAAGAAAATCAATTGAGTGATATTTTTGATGACAAATCTGGAAAG GCTGATACTGTAGAAGAACTGATATATTCTTCTGACGGTGATTCTgag ACTGTTAATGAGAATAACAGTGGCTCATCGGAGGAAACTGTGAGTGATGATGATGTGAGTCATAAGGTTTTTAAGGAGAGTGCTGCGattttaaataatgaaaatgttGTACCTGTTTCTGAATCAGTTGGAGgaaag TTTGATGCTGAGGTAAATGTTGAGGAAGTGAAATCCTTGTCCAATGATAATCCTGAAATTGATGATTGTGGTGTAGAAGATGTGGCTGAAGATGTGGGAGAAGCTGTGGCAGAAGTTGATTCTATTGCTGATGATTCAGAGAGGAATTTTGATGTGGATGCTTTTTTTGATAGCAATCCTAGTCAGTGTACTGATAAATTTGATGTAGTTAAGGAGGCTGAGTTACCTGACATAACAGAAGAAATTGAGGATGCTGATTTAGTTCAAAAAAGGGATGTAATTGGGGATGCTGAGAATGTAAATGTAGCTGATGATATTAATCAGGCTGAGAATTTTAATTCTGTTGAGCCGTTGGAGCAGGTCGACAATGTCAATTTCGTTGAGCCGTTGGAGCAGGCTGAGAATGTTACTGCTGTTGAGCTGATGGTGCAGGATAAGAATATTAACGAAGCTCTGGATTCCGTTGCAACTGAGCAGTCTATTAGTACTGATGGTGTTCCAGACAAGGAACAATTGAgtttaaaagaaaaggaatCTGACTTGGAGGTATAA
- the LOC126686174 gene encoding ATP-dependent zinc metalloprotease FTSH 10, mitochondrial-like, producing the protein MILSKLRSLSRSSRSPNGGIFGIGRSAIRAAAGDSIINNNKQIDAKLGFFRGFLSSNRTTQLSDFNHLLFSNPKFVRFFSSEAPKKKNYENFYPKEKKEIPKGDNNDQKSESKEESSADDEWNFQKIFMKQFNLLTPLIVIGLLLASFPFGSDEHKQISFQEFKNKLLEPGLVDHIVVSNKSVAKVYVRSSPQTQTNDDAVQSSTNNAPARGHSGQYKYYFNIGSVESFEEKLEEAQEAIGTDPHDYVPVTYASEMVWYQEIMRFAPTLLLLGTLMYMGRKMQGGIGVGGGGGKGARGIFNIGKAHVTKVDKNAKNKVYFKDVAGCDEAKQEIMEFVHFLKNPKKYEELGAKIPKGALLVGPPGTGKTLLAKATAGESGVPFLSISGSDFMEMFVGVGPSRVRNLFQEARQCAPSIIFIDEIDAIGRARGRGGFSGSNDERESTLNQLLVEMDGFGTTTGTIVLAGTNRPDILDKALLRPGRFDRQISIDKPDIKGREQIFKIYLNKLKLDKEPSFYSQRLAALTPGFAGADIANVCNEAALITARHEGLRITMDHFESAIDRVIGGLEKKNKVISKEERRTVAYHESGHAVTGWFLEHAEPLLKVTIVPRGTAALGFAQYVPNENLLLTKEQLFDMTCMTLGGRAAEQVLLGKISTGAQNDLEKVTKMTYAQVAVYGFSEKVGLLSFPQREDSMEMTKPYSSKTGALIDGEVREWVAKAYERTVQLVEEHKEHIAQIAELLLEKEVLHQDDLKRVLGERPFKSSEATNYDIFKEGFKEEETLVSGNEDDDASTIQVAPA; encoded by the exons ATGATACTCTCAAAGCTCCGTTCGTTATCTCGATCTTCCCGTTCGCCG AATGGGGGTATTTTCGGAATTGGAAGATCAGCAATAAGGGCAGCAGCTGGAGATTCAATTATTaacaataataaacaaattgatgcaaaattagggttttttagAGGGTTTTTGAGTTCTAATAGAACAACTCAATTGTCTGATTTTAATCACCTTCTCTTTTCTAACCCTAAATTTGTTCGGTTTTTCTCTAGTGAAGCTCCtaaaaagaaaa ATTATGAGAATTTTTATCCGAAGGAGAAGAAGGAGATTCCGAAAGGGGATAATAATGATCAGAAATCTGAGTCAAAAG AGGAATCAAGTGCAGACGATGAGTGGAACTTTCAGAAAATATTCatgaaacaatttaatttacttACTCCTTTGATAGTGATTGGGTTGTTGCTTGCTAGCTTCCCTTTTGGTTCTGATGAACACAAGCAG ATTAGCTTCCAAGAGTTCAAAAACAAGCTTCTTGAACCAGGTTTAGTTGACCATATAGTGGTTTCAAATAAATCAGTTGCTAAAGTGTATGTAAGGAGCTCGCCTCAGACTCAAACAAATGATGATGCTGTGCAGAGTTCCACCAACAATGCCCCTGCTAGAGGACATAGCGGCCAGTACAAGTACTACTTTAATATTGGAAGCGTCGAGTCTTTTGAGGAGAAGTTAGAGGAAGCCCAAGAAGCTATAGGAACTGACCCTCATGACTATGTACCTGTTACATATGCATCTGAAATGGTTTGGTACCAAGAAATTATGAGGTTTGCACCAACACTTTTGCTTTTGGGAACCCTAATGTACATGGGACGAAAAATGCAAGGTGGAATCGGTGTTGGTGGTGGGGGCGGAAAGGGTGCACGTGGAATATTCAACATAGGGAAGGCCCACGTGACCAAAGTGGATAAAAATGCTAAGAACAAG GTCTATTTCAAAGATGTTGCTGGCTGCGACGAGGCCAAGCAAGAGATTATGGAATTTGTACACTTCCTCAAGAACCCGAAGAAGTACGAGGAACTGGGAGCTAAAATTCCTAAAGGTGCTCTTTTGGTAGGTCCTCCGGGAACAGGAAAGACCCTTTTAGCAAAGGCAACTGCAGGGGAATCCGGCGTGCCTTTTCTGTCCATATCTGGTTCAGATTTTATGGAGATGTTTGTCGGTGTCGGACCATCCAGAGTGAGAAACTTGTTTCAAGAAGCAAGGCAATGTGCTCCCagtattatatttattgatGAAATTGATGCAATTGGCAGAGCTAGGGGTCGAGGTGGTTTCTCGGGTTCCAATGATGAGAGGGAAAGTACCCTTAATCAGTTGCTGGTAGAAATGGATGGCTTTGGAACTACCACTGGAACCATTGTGCTTGCTGGCACTAACCGACCAGACATTTTAGACAAAGCCTTGTTGAGACCGGGTCGGTTTGATCGCCAAATATCAATTGATAAGCCTGACATAAAGGGTCGTGAACAGATCTTTAAGATCTACTTGAATAAACTTAAACTTGATAAGGAGCCATCGTTTTACTCTCAGAGGCTTGCAGCCCTTACGCCTGGATTTGCTGGGGCAGATATAGCAAATGTTTGTAATGAAGCTGCTCTAATTACTGCAAGGCATGAAGGACTGCGGATCACAATGGATCATTTCGAGTCAGCAATAGATAGAGTCATTGGTGGTTTGGAGAAAAAGAATAAG GTAATAAGCAAGGAGGAACGCAGGACTGTTGCTTATCATGAATCAGGTCATGCTGTTACTGGGTGGTTTTTGGAACATGCTGAACCCCTTCTAAAGGTGACAATCGTTCCACGTGGTACTGCTGCACTTGGGTTCGCCCAATACGTTCCTAATGAAAACCTTCTCTTGACCAAGGAGCAGCTATTTGACATGACATGTATGACTCTTGGTGGCCGAGCAGCTGAACAG GTTTTGCTTGGGAAAATATCTACCGGAGCTCAAAATGACTTGGAGAAGGTAACAAAGATGACCTACGCCCAAGTAGCAGTTTACGGATTCAGTGAAAAAGTCGGTCTTCTCTCGTTCCCGCAACGAGAGGACTCAATGGAGATGACCAAGCCGTACAGCAGCAAGACCGGAGCACTTATTGATGGGGAAGTGCGAGAGTGGGTAGCCAAGGCATATGAACGGACAGTCCAACTTGTTGAAGAACACAAAGAGCACATAGCTCAGATTGCCGAGCTTTTGCTCGAAAAGGAAGTTCTTCACCAAGATGACTTGAAACGGGTTTTGGGCGAGCGGCCGTTTAAATCAAGCGAGGCTACAAATTATGACATATTTAAGGAAGGatttaaagaagaagaaactttAGTAAGTGGTAATGAGGATGATGATGCTTCAACCATACAGGTTGCTCCTGCATAA